CAAATGTCATTTTAGGCATTCTTATTTCTTCTACATCTTTTCATTCTatcaatttgaatcaaatcACTGTTTTTCACCATTACATTAATTGGTCAATGTTAAGGgggtgtttggtaaatgagttggcttaaacactgtagttgatgtgaaaaaaaaaaagtaagaatatttggtataaaaaaatgaaaaagtggtatgaaaaagtgaaaaagttttgttttttcatgatttttttatttgaataataataaaaagtgtatgatatgatataaaaagtgaaaaagttagaatgttttgatgttgatttttttgagaaatggtgatgaatagtAACAAAGGAGACCCCAACTCCTTTGAATTGAATGAGAACTTTTTGTTCTatctttcctaatattcttttttttttttgtaaacgtctttcctaatattcttgaATAGGGGTAATGTagcataaaaaagaaaaaggtcatgCAGGGAATCAAAGGACAGCAGACACCCTCCCTTCTGCAGGAATCTAATTGTGAATGCTCAGTCAATGGGCCATATGGCACAAAAGGTCCAGTTTTAATCAACAATATGTCTATGTCATGTGATCTGTGTAGGGGTTGTGAAAGCAATATCCAGCAGATAAACCCCTTGTACATTATTTTTTAGAGTCCCATCACCTGATTTTGTTGATGTTTGCTATAAAGATTCATCGTTATAGGGCAACTTGCAGGCAGCCATGTGGTTCTTTGATTTGTATTGGCCAAGCATTTCAGCAACAGTTCTGCAACGGCATTGGTTTCCTGGTCGGATCACATCGCCGTAAACAGCCATTTCAACTATATCAAGCTCCTTATCTGTAAGTTGGAGAAATCTGTGGCATTTAGATGAAAACACCACCAACTGATGCATAAGCTACAAAGGGAAATGATATATACCCACTATGTAATAAAGTGATCATTCTAAGTGCAGATATAAGTTGAAGCCAGCCTTTTCCAGCAGAAAAGGGAGGGGAGATTGCGCAGGCTTGCCTTGGGCACTAAATATCATGCAGTGCACCGAAAGTCTGCTCTACTTGAGGAGGGGAAACACACTACTTTTCCACAAGGAGTCAATCAGTAAACAGTAGATTGGTAGCTAAATGGAGGGTTCTTACTGAGAACAAGTGGATTTTtcaataacctttttttttttttttttaatcaacgaTTATTGTTGTTAAATGTTACCCAAAAAGAGTTTCGTATTAACATCCCAGTGTCCCATGTCTATTTTATTGCCATCCCTGAATCCAATGTTTCATGGTCTCAATGCCAATCCTAGCTTATGGACAAGTTTACTCAAGCTCGCACAAACAATCACAATGCCTTTCAGAATGGGATAAGGAGATCAAAATTAAACTTGTCAACATTACACCCTATAAACTATACTACTTTtatcaatcaaaagaaaatcCCGTAAACagtttttaagtccaaaaaacACCTAATGCATGGCTGCAACACAAAGATATTTCCCCACACCCTGCAACTAACATCCATATCTTGTTAAAACTCTTAGTCTTAGAGACAACAAACACAGTGCGCAATCACATATCTCATAATGTTCCATAACCTATGATTCCAATGGTGAGACATTAGAATTGCAGCTTTCAGCAACGATAATGGTAAATTGCAACCCCCATTTTCCAATCTAAAACCAACAGCAAATAATTGGAAGTCTTTCAGTTCAGAAACAAATATCTGAGTAAATGTATAAGGCATCAACGCAATCTTGGCCATAAAACTAATGCTTAGATCAATCACACGGGGTACTTTTAAAACTAGTTCTTAAATATATACACATCTGAAGCATGTTAATTACAGAGAAactgaaacaaataaaaataattcaactTCTTATGAACACATTTACCTAATATATAACAAGACAGAGATTTCAGTATTTAACCAGAATGCAATCTAAAATCCAAAGACGCCCAATAACACTGATGGAATAGATAATAATCAGATACTGTCTCACTACAACCATCTTCAGGAACACCAAAGGGATAAATCACTCAACAGGCCATTTGAAAAAGGTAATGATAAACTTAAGGCTGAAACTCAAAGTTATTAGCCATGAACTAGAAAATTCTGTACTTGAATTAGATCCTTCATACCTTTAATTGCTGCCAAAAACTttacaaataattgaaatagacaagaaaaaaaaacccttctagTAAAATGATGACCACAAGAATATTCATCATCTCCCCAGCACGGTCCAAATAATGCAATCTTTAACCTCAACAAACAGCAACCAAAACCTACTATGATGATGACTCTTTGAACATAAACTGTAGCTTTTctattaattcaaaaataaaacaacatttGCCTCACCATGGAGAGCTACAAATAAGACCATATGGCCAAGACAACACAATCATTTGTTAGAAGTTGTTTAGAATCCAATAACCGCATACCTACTGATTAGTTATAAgtaagtgaagaagaagaaaagagagtgCTGCAATGTGCAAACGTACCAGTAAACTTGACATCACAAGAGTAACCTTTCAATTGAGTTTGATCCACATTGTCTTTGTCAGATTTATATCTGTTCACCCTTGTTTGAAGTATCTGACAATTCTCAGCCGTGGATTCACCACCTGCAACACAACCCCAGTTCACAAACCACTCAGTTTTAAATAGAGATAACATAAAAAATCTGCCTTCTGCTTAATGGCCCAGAAAAATTGACAAAACGAAATAGAAAACAACTCTATGAATGTTATGGTGCtatctttttccaaaaattaacaCGCCAGTAAGGCACATTTTTATTTCCCATCATTCATCGGCAACCAAGAAGTGCATTGAGACGAATGAGAGGACAACTAAAATCCCAGAATAGAACCCACTCCCAACGGAACCTCAATTCTCAACAttacaacaaagaaaaaccCCATAAATGATAAAACCCAATCAACCGAGTTGATGTTACTccacttcaaaaagaaaaacccacaaatgcAAACCCAATTTGAAACTTGACTCAAGCAGCTCAATTTGGCAAGGGGAAGCCAAAAGCCAAGTTTCCCAGCAAAATTCAAAAGGACTAATAGAACTAGGAAGTAAAAGAACAATCCAGAAACAAATGCAAGGGGCACAAAGAGGGATGCGGACCTTTGGAGAAGGGGACGATGTGGTCGTACTCGAAGCAGAGGCAGCCCTGGCAGTTGCAGAAGCGCTTGCAGACAATGTTGCCGGCGGCGTCCTTGCGCCACCTCTCTGGGTGTCTTCCCGGTACCGTCTCTGCGTTTGCCCAGCACTTGCCCTTCGCCTTTGAGTCAAAGAACCTCGGTCTCTCCTCAGCACTACTGCTATTGCCACCGTGAGAACGATGaggcgaagaagaagaagaagaactcaTCTCAGCTCTCACCCTCTCTCACACTCTCTCCGATTTGGTTGCAGAGAGAGCGACAGAGAGACAGTAAGGGAGTGAGATAGCAAAAGGTCACCAACTTCCTAACCGTCCGACTCGACAACTCTGTTCTTTACAATCAACTGCCCTTTACGAAGTCGCAGTGGCAAGCATGGGTGTTTATGTTCTTTTCTCTGGAAAGTTTTCATCCGTATTCCTTTAATTCAACTTATAAAAATGTTACGCgtctatttataaaatattattttaacttgaaaaaattattgattttcctttgaattatttatttattttttgattcgCTTAAAAGATGTAAAATTATTGACATATAAATTTTCAGTGGAACGACACCAATAGGATTCTCtttattga
This genomic interval from Corylus avellana chromosome ca3, CavTom2PMs-1.0 contains the following:
- the LOC132175926 gene encoding uncharacterized protein LOC132175926; amino-acid sequence: MSSSSSSSPHRSHGGNSSSAEERPRFFDSKAKGKCWANAETVPGRHPERWRKDAAGNIVCKRFCNCQGCLCFEYDHIVPFSKGGESTAENCQILQTRVNRYKSDKDNVDQTQLKGYSCDVKFTDKELDIVEMAVYGDVIRPGNQCRCRTVAEMLGQYKSKNHMAACKLPYNDESL